The Acetomicrobium flavidum genome window below encodes:
- the def gene encoding peptide deformylase, protein MEIRKYPDPVLRAKNKNVIVFDENLKKIIDDMFETMYANDGLGLAAPQVGINLMIAVVDHEGRKFTLINPVIIEARGEQVGEEGCLSFPEIFEEVKRPETVKVEACNEKGERYTIEASGMLARAFCHEIDHLHGRLIIDMVSPFKRSLIQKKLKQRSKKGVAR, encoded by the coding sequence ATGGAGATCAGAAAATATCCAGACCCTGTCCTTCGCGCTAAGAATAAAAACGTAATCGTCTTCGACGAAAACTTGAAGAAGATAATAGATGATATGTTTGAAACCATGTATGCCAACGACGGTCTGGGGCTTGCCGCTCCTCAGGTTGGCATCAACCTAATGATAGCCGTGGTGGATCATGAGGGCAGAAAGTTTACTCTCATTAATCCCGTAATTATAGAAGCAAGGGGAGAACAGGTTGGGGAGGAAGGGTGTCTAAGCTTTCCTGAGATATTTGAGGAGGTCAAAAGGCCTGAAACGGTTAAAGTTGAGGCCTGTAATGAAAAAGGAGAAAGGTATACGATCGAGGCTTCGGGCATGTTGGCCAGGGCCTTCTGTCATGAGATAGACCATTTACACGGTAGGCTAATCATAGACATGGTGTCACCTTTTAAGAGAAGTTTGATTCAAAAGAAGCTAAAACAACGATCTAAAAAGGGTGTAGCGCGTTGA
- the ruvX gene encoding Holliday junction resolvase RuvX yields MDHVLALDVGSVRIGVAISDPFGTFAQGVGFLDAKSDWLDQLDRMIKERNVSTVVVGLPVRTSGKHDREAGKVVSMVDKLKRMFPDVSFVLWDERYTTVIAQRLLLESNMSGKKKRSKVDMIAATLLLQSYLDYRNQNKT; encoded by the coding sequence TTGGATCATGTTTTAGCCTTAGATGTGGGTAGCGTTCGCATCGGAGTAGCGATAAGCGACCCCTTTGGCACATTTGCCCAGGGGGTCGGTTTTTTGGACGCAAAGAGCGATTGGCTTGACCAATTGGACAGGATGATCAAAGAACGCAATGTCTCAACGGTAGTTGTTGGCCTTCCCGTTCGCACCTCGGGCAAGCACGACAGGGAAGCAGGTAAGGTCGTAAGTATGGTGGACAAATTAAAGAGAATGTTTCCCGATGTTTCCTTCGTGCTTTGGGACGAACGTTACACGACAGTGATAGCGCAAAGACTTTTGCTTGAAAGCAACATGTCGGGGAAGAAAAAAAGGAGCAAGGTCGACATGATCGCGGCTACGCTCTTGCTTCAAAGCTATTTAGACTACCGAAATCAAAACAAAACGTAA
- the miaA gene encoding tRNA (adenosine(37)-N6)-dimethylallyltransferase MiaA, which yields MGKPKSPIVAIIGPTAVGKTAISLAVAPAIEGEVISVDSRQVYRYMDIGTDKVSMEDRRHVIHHLVDVTDPDDTFTAARFVEEANGTIKRVIAREKRPLLVGGTPFYYNALFGEMLTTSLASDVEVRASLLKEAEIKGKGYLYKKLEIHDPDLALRIHPNDLTRIVRGLEVFYTTGKPASWWYRHGKKIKSPYNVLYIGIIRPREVAYNKIEQRARRQFERGLIDEVRWLLKNGFDERFPSMQGLGYREVVRYLRGLYSMDEALTYYIKATKSLYRRQMTWFKRFKPIVWYDLDEIDEDVAVSSIVDKIKEHMGVK from the coding sequence ATGGGCAAGCCTAAATCCCCGATAGTTGCCATTATAGGCCCCACAGCAGTTGGCAAGACGGCCATCTCGCTTGCGGTAGCGCCTGCCATCGAGGGAGAAGTAATATCTGTGGATTCCAGGCAAGTATACAGATACATGGACATAGGGACAGATAAGGTGTCCATGGAAGATAGACGCCATGTAATTCACCATCTCGTAGATGTAACTGACCCCGATGACACCTTTACTGCAGCCAGGTTTGTCGAGGAGGCTAACGGTACCATCAAAAGGGTCATAGCCAGGGAAAAAAGGCCCTTGCTCGTTGGCGGAACGCCATTTTACTACAATGCCCTTTTTGGCGAGATGCTCACGACTTCGCTTGCAAGCGACGTTGAAGTGAGAGCGTCCTTGCTCAAGGAGGCTGAGATAAAAGGAAAGGGATACCTCTATAAGAAGCTTGAAATCCATGACCCTGATCTGGCGCTGCGCATTCATCCCAACGATTTGACTCGGATAGTCAGAGGGCTTGAGGTATTTTACACGACCGGAAAACCTGCCTCATGGTGGTATAGACATGGCAAAAAGATTAAGAGCCCTTATAATGTCCTCTACATAGGGATAATTAGGCCGAGAGAAGTCGCCTATAACAAGATAGAGCAGAGGGCCAGGCGTCAATTTGAAAGGGGATTAATCGATGAAGTTCGTTGGCTCCTTAAAAATGGCTTTGACGAGAGATTCCCTTCCATGCAAGGATTGGGCTACAGGGAGGTTGTTAGGTACCTGCGAGGGCTCTACAGTATGGACGAAGCTTTGACATATTATATCAAAGCAACAAAATCCCTATACAGGAGGCAGATGACTTGGTTTAAGAGGTTTAAGCCCATTGTGTGGTATGATTTAGACGAGATCGATGAAGATGTTGCTGTCAGCAGTATCGTCGATAAAATAAAGGAACATATGGGAGTCAAGTGA
- a CDS encoding 30S ribosomal protein S1, giving the protein MVEEEKREGQQEIGGEAMDLPPAQENQETMEELITQHGLENVHRGKVVEGVIIDSTDDGWLVDIGFKCEGFLPKREWTHRILVDDDSDPSVGDRVRAEVTRVVHGEESQVLLSRWRLLFDERWNDLENALKSNETIKVVGLRKVKGGLVVNAYGLEGFIPISHLAEEGKMINPSKFINQEIEVKLLEKDRRKRRLIFSRRLILEQEMANRKKEFFENVKAGDILEGVVTSITSFGVFVDLGPIEGLVHISELSWSKNVKPRDIVKKGSKVKVKVLSVDPEQEKISLSIKQTEPDPWEVVGQEVKPGDRLSGRVTNTVDFGAFVEIKPGVEGLIHISDISWGHIDHPREVLKKGQEIEVQVLDVDVEQKRISLGYKQLHDPWETVAERYQPGQDVTVKVVKIVDFGAFVEIEKGVEGLIHISQISKSHVSDVSKVLKRDDEIRARVLEVDPKEKRIRLSIKALEEEEEKQHQQGERDKKDEKEGKEAQAPRESKNSHQAQESEEGMVTIGDVLKGQLKV; this is encoded by the coding sequence ATGGTAGAGGAAGAAAAGCGAGAGGGACAACAGGAAATCGGAGGAGAAGCTATGGATCTCCCTCCCGCACAGGAGAACCAGGAGACTATGGAGGAACTGATAACGCAACATGGCCTTGAGAATGTACATAGAGGTAAAGTGGTAGAGGGCGTTATCATCGACAGCACCGATGACGGATGGCTAGTCGACATAGGATTTAAATGCGAAGGATTCCTGCCCAAGCGTGAATGGACCCACAGGATATTGGTTGACGATGACAGCGATCCGAGCGTTGGCGATAGAGTTCGTGCCGAGGTAACTAGGGTTGTCCATGGCGAGGAGTCTCAAGTATTGCTTAGCAGATGGCGCCTTCTCTTTGACGAAAGATGGAACGATCTGGAAAATGCCTTGAAGAGCAATGAGACCATAAAGGTCGTTGGCCTGAGAAAGGTAAAAGGCGGGCTAGTCGTAAATGCCTACGGGCTTGAGGGGTTTATTCCCATTTCCCATCTGGCGGAAGAGGGCAAGATGATCAACCCTTCCAAGTTCATCAATCAGGAGATCGAGGTTAAACTGCTTGAGAAGGATCGTAGAAAAAGAAGGCTTATCTTCTCCAGGAGATTGATCTTGGAGCAGGAAATGGCCAACAGGAAAAAGGAATTTTTCGAAAACGTAAAGGCGGGAGACATCCTCGAGGGAGTAGTCACCAGCATAACATCCTTTGGAGTATTCGTGGATTTGGGCCCCATTGAAGGACTGGTCCATATAAGCGAGCTGTCCTGGAGCAAAAACGTAAAACCTCGCGACATAGTTAAAAAGGGCAGCAAGGTTAAGGTTAAGGTGTTGAGCGTAGATCCCGAGCAGGAGAAGATCTCCCTCAGCATCAAACAAACGGAGCCGGATCCTTGGGAGGTAGTAGGACAAGAGGTCAAACCTGGAGATAGGTTATCGGGTCGTGTGACCAACACTGTTGACTTCGGAGCCTTCGTCGAGATAAAGCCAGGGGTGGAGGGTTTGATTCACATCAGCGATATCTCCTGGGGACATATCGATCATCCGCGCGAAGTGCTGAAAAAAGGCCAGGAAATTGAGGTCCAGGTTTTGGACGTAGATGTAGAGCAGAAAAGGATAAGCCTTGGCTATAAGCAGCTGCATGATCCGTGGGAAACCGTTGCCGAGCGTTATCAACCCGGACAGGATGTAACCGTAAAGGTCGTGAAGATAGTCGACTTCGGGGCCTTCGTGGAAATAGAAAAAGGTGTGGAAGGCCTCATACACATATCGCAAATTTCCAAGAGTCACGTTAGCGATGTATCGAAGGTGTTAAAGAGGGACGATGAGATAAGGGCAAGGGTATTAGAGGTCGATCCCAAGGAGAAACGGATAAGGCTGAGCATTAAGGCTCTGGAGGAAGAGGAAGAGAAGCAACACCAACAGGGAGAGCGCGACAAAAAGGATGAAAAGGAAGGAAAGGAAGCACAGGCTCCTAGGGAATCCAAAAACAGCCATCAAGCGCAGGAGAGCGAAGAGGGCATGGTGACCATAGGCGACGTCCTAAAGGGACAGTTGAAAGTTTAG
- the fmt gene encoding methionyl-tRNA formyltransferase has protein sequence MRFWYMASGSWGAQCLLKLREKKDLLPEMVITAHPKPSGRGLKLKPNEVEEAAASLECFIRRSDNINLDEELKKELQVRKPDVILVIDFGQKVKEPYLSTPKFGCINLHPSLLPKYRGAAPIQRAIMDGQEMTGVTVFKLTEQMDAGPIIAQREVLIDLDDTAYTLGMKLLSEGVNLLTEALHYFVSGTAQLKEQDESKATYAPKITNEESYFNFNHEAINVHNKVRALNPRPGAHTFIRGKRLKVWRTSLINREDVLGLPGTILNIKEDHPVVACIKGAISLREVQWEGKPPIDGRSFLNGLRLREGDVLS, from the coding sequence TTGAGGTTTTGGTATATGGCATCGGGCTCTTGGGGTGCACAGTGCCTGCTAAAACTACGCGAAAAGAAGGATCTCCTTCCGGAAATGGTGATTACCGCCCATCCGAAACCTTCCGGAAGGGGGTTGAAGTTGAAACCCAATGAGGTTGAGGAGGCGGCAGCCTCATTGGAATGTTTTATACGGAGGAGCGACAACATAAACCTCGACGAAGAACTCAAGAAAGAGCTCCAAGTCAGGAAGCCCGACGTCATATTAGTCATAGATTTTGGACAAAAAGTGAAGGAACCATATCTGTCTACCCCAAAGTTCGGTTGCATTAACTTACATCCCTCCCTTTTACCCAAATACAGAGGGGCTGCTCCAATCCAAAGGGCAATAATGGACGGCCAAGAAATGACAGGCGTTACCGTATTTAAACTAACGGAACAAATGGACGCAGGACCGATAATAGCCCAAAGGGAGGTCTTAATCGATCTCGATGATACAGCCTATACCCTAGGCATGAAGCTTCTTTCCGAGGGCGTAAATCTCTTAACTGAGGCATTACACTATTTCGTTAGCGGGACTGCTCAACTTAAGGAGCAGGACGAGTCGAAGGCAACATATGCGCCCAAGATAACGAACGAAGAAAGCTACTTTAATTTCAACCATGAAGCGATCAATGTGCATAACAAGGTGAGGGCATTGAACCCCAGGCCAGGTGCGCATACCTTCATAAGAGGTAAAAGGCTTAAAGTATGGAGGACAAGCCTGATTAACAGGGAGGATGTGCTAGGCTTGCCTGGGACAATTTTAAATATCAAGGAAGATCATCCGGTAGTTGCCTGTATCAAAGGAGCGATATCGTTGCGGGAAGTTCAATGGGAGGGCAAACCCCCCATTGACGGTCGATCATTCTTAAATGGCTTACGTTTACGTGAGGGGGATGTGTTGTCTTGA
- a CDS encoding nucleotide-binding protein: MTDWDEIRQKALMRHNWGKIIAVTGRLGSGKTEFLLSLASAFKAQGERVTIVDVDITNPYFCVREIASTLQNDGYEVITPPGDTKWSDLPLVSSEVHNAILEDSRVLLDIGGDAKGALALTQLLPEIEQYRHTILYVINPFRPMSSTEEEIDRLKKAIEETSGLSIDGLICNPNLGNETTSENVISGYEVVKRYSMKNGTPLYYLSTTTSNYHDVAARVKDVAIWPLARKILMPWERSEV, from the coding sequence TTGACGGATTGGGATGAGATAAGGCAGAAGGCTTTAATGAGACATAATTGGGGCAAGATAATCGCTGTTACCGGAAGGCTTGGTTCCGGTAAGACGGAGTTTTTGCTAAGCTTGGCAAGTGCCTTTAAGGCGCAGGGCGAAAGGGTAACGATAGTAGATGTGGACATAACCAATCCCTATTTTTGTGTAAGAGAGATAGCATCCACGTTACAAAATGATGGGTATGAGGTTATTACCCCTCCGGGGGATACCAAGTGGAGCGACCTGCCTCTGGTGAGCTCTGAGGTGCACAATGCCATACTGGAGGATAGCAGAGTATTATTGGATATTGGAGGAGACGCTAAAGGTGCCTTAGCCTTAACGCAGCTTCTTCCGGAAATAGAGCAGTATAGACACACAATTTTGTACGTGATCAATCCATTTAGACCAATGAGTTCCACGGAGGAAGAGATTGACAGGTTGAAGAAAGCCATAGAAGAGACGTCTGGCTTGTCAATTGACGGTCTGATATGCAATCCAAACCTTGGAAATGAGACAACCAGCGAGAATGTAATTTCGGGGTACGAGGTAGTAAAGAGGTATTCAATGAAGAATGGAACTCCATTGTACTACCTTAGCACTACCACCTCGAATTATCACGATGTTGCAGCTAGGGTTAAGGACGTTGCAATCTGGCCTTTAGCCCGAAAAATTTTAATGCCTTGGGAAAGGAGTGAGGTTTAA
- a CDS encoding 2-oxoacid:acceptor oxidoreductase family protein translates to MSFYREMIAAGFGGQGIMLMGQIIAHAAMYDGKNVIWIPSYGPEMRGGTANCSVVVSDGEIASPLISSPDILVVMNQPSLAKFVNRLKKGGILVYNTDLVTYDHPRDDINIVGVNANSIALELGNERVANIVVLGALAEVTDMASVESLKEALKELLGAKKASLLEINLKAFEKGQEIGKQYMVQAK, encoded by the coding sequence ATGAGCTTTTACAGAGAAATGATAGCTGCCGGTTTCGGTGGACAGGGCATAATGCTGATGGGTCAGATAATAGCCCATGCAGCCATGTACGATGGCAAAAACGTCATATGGATACCCTCTTATGGCCCTGAGATGCGTGGTGGCACTGCCAACTGTAGCGTGGTAGTGAGCGATGGCGAGATAGCATCTCCTTTGATCTCCTCTCCCGACATATTGGTGGTTATGAATCAACCGTCGCTTGCGAAGTTCGTCAACAGGCTAAAGAAAGGCGGAATTTTAGTATATAACACAGACCTTGTGACCTATGACCATCCCCGCGACGACATCAACATAGTTGGCGTTAACGCCAACAGCATAGCATTGGAGCTGGGCAATGAAAGGGTCGCAAACATAGTGGTATTGGGGGCTTTGGCCGAGGTTACGGACATGGCTTCTGTCGAATCGCTGAAGGAAGCTCTCAAAGAGTTGCTGGGCGCGAAAAAGGCCAGTTTGCTGGAGATCAACTTAAAGGCCTTCGAAAAGGGGCAGGAAATAGGGAAACAATATATGGTTCAAGCCAAATAA
- a CDS encoding thiamine pyrophosphate-dependent enzyme has product MPEVKIFERPKSMTDVSTHYCPGCTHGIVHRLVAEVIDELKIQEKTVGVAPVGCAVLMYNYINTDMYEAAHGRAPAVATGCKRVRPDLTVFTYQGDGDLASIGAAEIVHAANRGENITVIFINNAIYGMTGGQMAPTTLINQKTTTCPFGRDPKVNGYPIRIAEMLATLQAPGYIARVTVARPKYVMKAKEAIRKAFQTQIDGKGFSLVEVLSTCPTNWGMRPAEALKWLEENMIPYYPLGEFKLPN; this is encoded by the coding sequence ATGCCTGAGGTAAAAATTTTCGAGCGCCCTAAATCAATGACGGACGTGTCCACTCACTACTGCCCAGGATGTACGCATGGCATTGTGCATCGTCTGGTAGCCGAGGTGATCGATGAACTTAAAATCCAGGAAAAGACCGTCGGCGTAGCCCCCGTTGGATGCGCCGTGCTGATGTATAACTACATAAATACAGATATGTATGAGGCTGCTCACGGAAGGGCCCCAGCAGTTGCAACCGGTTGTAAAAGAGTCAGACCCGATTTAACCGTCTTCACTTATCAAGGAGACGGAGACTTGGCTTCCATTGGGGCTGCAGAGATAGTGCATGCCGCCAATCGAGGCGAAAACATAACGGTAATTTTTATCAATAACGCCATCTATGGCATGACGGGAGGCCAAATGGCTCCAACCACCCTCATAAATCAAAAGACGACAACATGTCCCTTTGGAAGAGATCCCAAGGTCAATGGTTATCCCATAAGGATAGCGGAAATGCTCGCAACTTTACAGGCTCCAGGTTATATAGCTCGCGTCACTGTAGCCAGGCCGAAGTACGTCATGAAGGCAAAGGAAGCGATCAGGAAGGCATTCCAAACCCAGATAGACGGAAAGGGCTTTTCATTGGTAGAGGTGCTCTCCACTTGTCCGACGAACTGGGGCATGCGTCCCGCGGAGGCCTTAAAGTGGTTGGAAGAGAACATGATCCCTTACTATCCCCTGGGCGAGTTTAAGCTCCCCAACTAA
- a CDS encoding 3-methyl-2-oxobutanoate dehydrogenase subunit VorB, with protein sequence MSNRVLMKGNEAFAEAAVHAGCKYFFGYPITPQNEIPEYMSRRLPEVGGVYLQAESEVAGINMIFGAAGTGHRVLISSSSPGISLMSEGISYIAAAELPCVIINVMRGGPGLGGILPAQSDYFQATKGGGHGDYRLLVLAPGNLQEATEFIMMAFDLAEFYRNPVMILTDGFMGQMMEAVEFKKVKLDYDIPDVKEWAIGYMAQRGKRALIKSLSLDPEVLEQHNKKLQKKYRLMEEKEVRFESAGVEDAEIVIAAYGTTSRIAKSAIKKLREQGIKAGIIRPQSLYPFPYKAFSDLPESVKRVLVVEMSCGQMVEDVKLGVCGKVPVSFYGRCGGMAPSVDEIEEAAKNALG encoded by the coding sequence GTGTCCAATCGAGTCTTAATGAAAGGCAATGAAGCTTTTGCCGAGGCCGCAGTGCATGCCGGGTGTAAGTATTTCTTCGGATATCCAATAACCCCACAAAATGAGATACCGGAATATATGTCAAGACGGCTCCCGGAAGTAGGTGGGGTATACCTTCAAGCGGAAAGCGAAGTGGCCGGCATCAACATGATCTTCGGAGCAGCAGGAACCGGACACAGGGTGTTGATCTCCTCGTCGAGCCCTGGCATATCGCTCATGAGCGAGGGTATAAGTTATATTGCCGCTGCAGAATTGCCATGCGTGATCATCAATGTGATGAGAGGAGGGCCCGGTTTGGGAGGCATACTGCCTGCCCAATCAGATTACTTTCAGGCCACTAAAGGTGGCGGGCACGGTGATTACAGGCTTTTGGTCCTAGCTCCCGGCAACCTGCAAGAAGCCACGGAGTTTATAATGATGGCCTTTGATTTGGCGGAATTCTATAGGAACCCGGTGATGATACTGACTGACGGATTCATGGGACAAATGATGGAGGCCGTCGAGTTTAAAAAGGTGAAGCTGGATTACGATATACCCGACGTCAAGGAGTGGGCCATAGGATATATGGCCCAAAGGGGCAAGAGGGCCTTGATAAAGAGCTTGTCCCTGGACCCGGAGGTGCTTGAACAGCACAATAAAAAACTTCAGAAGAAATATCGCCTAATGGAAGAAAAAGAGGTAAGGTTCGAGTCCGCAGGCGTAGAAGATGCGGAAATAGTCATAGCAGCTTATGGCACAACATCCAGGATCGCTAAGTCTGCCATAAAGAAACTGAGGGAACAGGGAATTAAAGCGGGAATTATAAGGCCACAAAGCTTGTATCCATTCCCTTATAAGGCTTTTAGCGATCTCCCCGAGAGCGTAAAACGCGTCCTGGTGGTTGAGATGAGCTGTGGCCAGATGGTTGAGGATGTTAAGCTGGGAGTATGTGGCAAGGTTCCCGTCAGCTTTTACGGGAGATGCGGCGGAATGGCACCATCGGTTGACGAGATAGAAGAAGCCGCTAAGAATGCATTAGGTTAA
- the ispH gene encoding 4-hydroxy-3-methylbut-2-enyl diphosphate reductase yields the protein MKLVIGKPLGFCFGVKRAIDELERALGRYGEVYALGSPIHNEEEVKRLISMGLKLIEKVECLPPNAVVFIRAHGTTPEIFDMVRKKGSIVIDGTCPSVKNAQEKARLLSKEGYNVVVVGDPKHPEVQSIKGHALGEVYVVTSPKDVEAFPAKDKIGVVSQTTQEEGMLLAIVSALVPKSRELRVYNTICKATLHRQETVKKLASETEGVIVIGGHNSTNTAKLVEVAKKEGCDVLWIAKSDEIDEDWLKNKSIIGIAAGASTPDWLINDVISSLSCR from the coding sequence ATGAAGTTAGTCATCGGAAAACCCTTAGGTTTCTGTTTTGGGGTAAAGCGTGCCATAGACGAACTCGAAAGAGCCCTAGGCAGATATGGCGAAGTTTACGCACTGGGAAGCCCCATTCATAACGAGGAAGAGGTCAAGAGATTAATTTCTATGGGGTTGAAGTTAATCGAAAAGGTGGAATGCTTGCCGCCGAACGCGGTAGTTTTTATAAGGGCCCACGGCACAACGCCGGAGATATTCGACATGGTGCGCAAGAAGGGAAGTATTGTGATAGATGGCACATGCCCCTCCGTTAAAAATGCCCAAGAGAAGGCTCGTCTTTTATCAAAAGAAGGCTACAATGTTGTGGTGGTCGGGGATCCCAAACATCCCGAGGTTCAAAGCATAAAAGGTCATGCTTTGGGCGAGGTATATGTCGTAACTTCCCCAAAGGATGTCGAAGCTTTCCCCGCGAAGGACAAAATAGGCGTGGTATCCCAGACCACACAGGAAGAGGGCATGCTGCTTGCCATTGTAAGTGCTTTGGTGCCCAAGTCACGGGAGTTGAGGGTATACAATACGATCTGCAAGGCCACCCTGCACAGACAGGAAACTGTAAAAAAGTTAGCATCTGAGACAGAAGGGGTAATAGTTATCGGTGGGCATAACAGCACCAATACGGCCAAGCTCGTCGAGGTGGCCAAGAAAGAGGGATGCGATGTCCTTTGGATTGCCAAATCTGACGAAATAGACGAAGATTGGCTTAAAAATAAAAGTATAATAGGCATAGCTGCCGGAGCTTCAACCCCGGATTGGCTTATAAATGACGTGATTAGTTCACTATCATGTAGGTAG
- a CDS encoding 4Fe-4S dicluster domain-containing protein, whose amino-acid sequence MPKGRIEVLEEKCKSCGLCVDACPNKVLKISDRINSKGYRPAEQYKDGCVACKMCAMMCPDVAIEVYRIES is encoded by the coding sequence ATGCCCAAAGGGCGAATCGAAGTTTTGGAGGAAAAATGTAAAAGCTGCGGACTTTGCGTCGATGCATGTCCCAACAAGGTGCTCAAGATTTCCGATCGCATCAACAGCAAAGGCTATAGGCCCGCAGAGCAGTACAAGGATGGTTGTGTAGCCTGCAAGATGTGTGCCATGATGTGTCCCGATGTGGCAATTGAGGTATACCGCATAGAATCTTAA